aactgtgtcCTCGATAGCAACAGAGATATCCGAGGCCCTGGACGTGGGCGTTCAACCTATCACGCAAAAGAGCTTAAAAATTTGCTTCAGCACCATAACATGTCAGATGCATGGATTTGGTCCCACGGAGATATGTTTACAAGTACAAGATCCTGTGGTCATACAGAAAACCGATTAGATAGGGTCTATATATCACCGTATCTATTAAATGACCTCATGGAGATTAAAACGATACCAGGACCAACTGGACGTAAAGCTTTTAGCGACCACAATCCGGTCATATTCAAACTTAGTGGAATGGAAGGGCAACCATATAACACAGGACTGTGGCGTATGGACCCAGCTCTGCTACACGACCAAGAAATAGAATGGATAAGACTCAGACTGCAAGCAAGCTTGGAAAAGAACAACCACGGCAATTGGGATGACCTAAAAGACGAATGGAAAAAAATACTTATTGAAGCTGGtcaaaataggaaaaaaagacACACCAATGATCTTAATGAAATTCTAAGAAGGATAAGAATCATCGAGAGAGGAGGGGAAATGACGTCCTGTATGCAAGAATATGTGGATTGCCTACGACACAAATACAAAGAACGGCTGAATAAAACCAAATCCATCGAGAGTATGCAAGTTGACAATCAAAGCGTTGAATCAACTGATTTGGGAGACAGAACACGGTATCCAATCCGTAATAGAAACCCAATAAGGATAGATAAATTAAGATTAAACAACGGCACTATCACAACAGACCAAGAATTCATTACTGAGGAATTTCTAGAGCATTTCAAGAAAATTTTGCAGGAAGAACATCCAAACCAGCAATACCACATCACCGACCTATTAGGAAATCTTCCCCAAATAAGTGAAGAAAGCAAGGAGCAACTATGCGCACCAACAACAAAACAAGAAGTATTAAATATAATTAAGAAAATGACACATAAATCGGCACCTGGTCCTGACGGAATTTTGACCGGATTCTACTTCACCTTCTTTGATGTGATTGGTTCCAAACTTGTGCAAACCCTAAACAACCTCATTCTAAACAAGGAAAAACCGCCGTAGTTCGCTAAGGGCCGTATTATATTGTTATCCAAACCTAACAGTGATCCATTAGATGTCAATGGATGGAGACCGATAACGCTACTTAATACTGACTATAAAGTGGGAACAACGTTATTATCGCACAGACTCAGCAGTATAATACCCAAGATTATATCCGATTTTCAAGCTGCCGCAGTTCCCGGAAGATCACTTCACGCCTCACTAATAACCACCAGAGACACCTTTGCATACGCAAAGCAAAAAGAATGTAAAGGGATCTTCATTTCATTAGACCAAGAAAAAGCATACGACCGAGTGATGCATCATTACATATACAATACTATGGAAAAATTTGGAATTCCAGCAACGTTTGTGGACATCATTAAAACACTATACCATGGAATGACAAGTGAAATTCAAATTAATAATTTTGTAACAGAGACATTCGCAGTGACTAGAGGGGTTCGGCAAGGATGCAGCCTGTCACCAGGACTCTTCGTCCTGTCCTTAGATCCCTTGCTAAGAGCCGTTGAGCACAATAACATAATTAGGGGTTTTCCCCTACCaggaaaacaagaaattaaaataGCAGCCTTTGCAGACGATATTTCATTATTCATGAAAAACGAAGATAGCTATCATGCCTTTCTACGGACTTTTGAAGAGTACGCGACAGCATCGGGGGCTAAAATAAATCACAAAAAAAGCAAAGCACTTTGTTTTGGCCCACCCGGAAGTATTGCACTACAGGATGTACACATTGTGGAAGTAGTTAAAGTTCTCGGCATTTGGTTCGAAGCAGATGATATCACAGCAAAAACATGGGATGAACCACTAAGGAAAGCAGCACACTTCGTGGAACAAGAACTAAACCGGCCGGCGAGTCTGCGGGAAAAAGCAGCAGCAATCAAATCGAAACTGTGTGCCCCAGCATTTTATGTGGCGAGAGTGACGACCATGCCTAGACTGGTGGCCAGCAAACTAACAACACTCATAGGACGTTACCTCTGGAGCGACAAACCAGCTCCAGTCACTCAGAACATCATTAGATTGCCAGCATCAAGAGAAGGCTTGGGAATACCCAACGTTGCTCTTATAGCGAAAACTCTGGCGGCGAAAACTGTCGTGACATTGGCTAATGCCCCACAGTACAGGGGAATGCCAGTTCTACGGTACTGGTTAAGTACGCTTGACCATCACATTACGGATAAGAAATGGTACGGCCCAAAATCGGAAATGCCAGCAAAATTCTACAAAACAGTCATCACTACAAAAAAAGCAATAGAAGAAATCTTTCCGGAGACTGCCATTGAAGAAATCAAACCCATAGATGCAAGCACTGCGATGGCCATTAGAGAATTGAAATCCGAAGACCTGGACAAAACCAATACCCAAAAATGGAAGTTTTGGAACGCTACCAATCTACCACATGATATGCATGACTCCAAATGGCAAAGAAGATGGGGTGTCTTACCTACAAAAGCACGCCTCGCCAAATTTGCAATCACGCAGACGGACAGATGTCCAAATTGTTCGGCACTGGAAACTCAACAACACGTATTCAAGGGCTGCCCTCCTGCCAAAATAATCTGGAGATTGGCTTCTATCCATTTCAAAACAAAATTAGGTAAACCATATAGGAACAAAAACAACTTTGAAAAATTGTTGACAATAGTAATTATGTTTTGTTTATGGAAAAGACGGGGGAAAGCAGAAATAACACGAAAACCACAGAAAGCCGCATATCCTGTATTGAAGAAAATAAGGACTGTAATGTGCAATTTCTTAAACCACGAACTTGAAAGTAATGGCATGCAAGAATTTCTAAAAAAATGGCACACAAAATTCTGGTTAGTAAGGAATGCCAAGGTGACAATTCCTATTGTCGGTTACTGATCTttaagcctttaatggctcaacTAACTCAATGGCTCAACCCTAGCAATTGTATAATTCTACTACATAAGATTTGACAAGTTTGATTGTAATACATTGTATAGTCCACGTTGACATTGTACTCATTGTACCCACTGCGTTGCATGTATTCATAGGAATCTCCTTGTATGTATATTTACATATCTTTCTGTGAATTATACTTGTATTGTAGCAACTGGATATATACTTGTTTGTATAGAACAATCTGATCTGTACTGAAGCATACATGTATTGTAACAACAAAATGGATAATGTATACATGCAAATAAAACTTCTCTTTGTGTAAGTATTTTCGTATCTGCTCTTTTCGGCACCTGGGACCTCCCCTGGTCCCAAGTGTGCCCGCCCGAGCGTCTACAAGTCCTGCTCCCTGGACCCGGACCGGACCCTGGACCTGCCTGGCTTGGttttgcactgcctccgggacCCGGCCGTGGCCCCCTTCTGCACTGCCTCCAGGACTGGCCCACGTGGACCCGGACCCGGCTCGCAGCTGCACTACCTCCAGGACCGGTCCTCCTGGATCTGGCCCTGGCCCCAGGTGGCACTACCTCCAGGACCGGCCCACCTGGATCTGGCCCTGGCTCTCGGGAGCACCATCTCCAGGTTCGTCCTGCTTGAGCTGTCCCTGGGCTCCACTGGTTTGGAGCTAGccttccttgggttgctgctggGCCACCATCGGCGACCCGCCGGACCACAGATGATCCTGGCACCTGCAAGGACCCCTTCGCGGCCCTCTGCAAGTACCGAAGTCAACCGAGGCACCAGCAGCTCCTGCTGAACCTCGACGCTACCAGTTCGCACCACCAGTTCAAGTCCACCAGTGAGCCTACCACGGGAGGAGCGGCAGCCGGCGACCTGGGAGAATGGCATCGGACACAGAGACACTCCGTGAGATCCCCTTGAGGGAAAACTGTTTTTTGTTTAATGCTCCGGATGGAGACGTGTCCATAGACGATTTGATAGACGCAGTCGAACTAACAGCTGGAGAAGATAGTGTCCTGGGGCTTCAGCACATGGGTGGCTCCAAATTTCTAGTTTGCACCAGAAACGCTGAGCAGGCCACAAAGCTCATTGTAGCTGAGGGGTTTTCTGTTAAAAATGTTAAAGTGTCAGTTGATGCTGTAGGACCCCACTTAACTTTCGTGAATGTGTACCGATTCCCATTGTACCTGGCCGATGACGCACTCCTCTCTGCCTTACAACAGTTTGGCAAGGTAAAGGGCGTGTCCCACGCGGTGGTGGCCAATAGACAGAACAAGTTGAATGGTGTGCGGGTTGTCCGCATTGAAATGAGCAGGCCAGTGCCCAACTTCATGACGATACAGGGACATAAAGTCATGATGGAGTACCGTGGGATGAGGAGGGTTTGTGCAAGATGTGGGGACGATGGCCACATGGCCACGGCTTGCACTTCACCCTATTGCAAGCGTTGCGGCCTGTTCGGCCATGAAACAGAAGGATGCGAAAAGGAGTGCAAGCGGTGTGGCGGGAGCCATGGCACAAGAGATTGCTTTCGGAAAAAGTCATATGTAGCTGCCGTCCGTGGCGCTCCACCAGCCACCTCAGTTACTATGAGGCCATCCCCACTGCCGAAGATGACGGCCACTAAATCTAACTTGCAGGTGCTTAAACCGCGTGCTCAGCGTTCGTCCCCGCTTGCCTCCTCGTCGGATAGTGAACCGTGCCATACCGTTAGCGGTAACTCTCTCACGAAAGAGTCAACAACCTCTCGCTCGGTCTCCTCGGAGACTGAACCCTCTGCAGGCTCTGTCTCTGGGGAGGTCACTTCTGAAACAGCCTCCTCCGAGACCGAGCTGCTCGAGGATTCTGACCTTAATCAGACTAAGCCGGACACGTCACAAGTGTCCCAATCTGAGCATAGTGCTGTGCAGGTGCAACGACATAACAATGACTTACTTAGCCAAGCCGTGTTCACGAATGATTCGAGACCAATTGTGGCAAGTGGGCGCTATGCCATACCCGAAGAAGGGGAGGATAAGCCTTCCACATGCTCGGAGGCTCATTCGGGAGCTCCCGACACAAAGGAACCCTCGAAAACCCCTCCTGATTATCGAAGTAAGATGAATAAGCCGAGGCACAGATCTCGCTCACATAGAAGAAACAAAGAGGGTAAGCATAGCCCAGATAGGAATAGCCCATTGCCCAATGACCATGACGTCGCCACCCCAATACGGCGGCCTAAGGACGAGAACAGCAGTGATAGCGACGCAGTTCGCCGCATGAAATCCAAAAAAGCTCGTAAACATTCGCCTAAACTGCATGAGAGATCATCACTCAGTGATGGCGACATGCAGGAATAATTCTTCTATGGAACTCCCTGCCCCTCATTATTTGCTCATACGTCTCCCAACCAATAGTCATGGTTATCGTTGCACTTTGCTCGACTTGTACTGAGTGTGCGTCCTCTCGCTCCAGTTGCACTTATGCTATCAGGACCAGGTTCTCATGAGCGTCTTCAGATTTGCCACCTTTAACGTTAGAGGATTCAGGGACAGGCAGAAACAAAGTTATGTCCTCGAATTGGCAAGGCAACTTGGTGTCGATGTTCTCTTCTTACAGGAGACTCGAATTGGCAAGGCAACTTGGTGTCGATGTTCTCTTCTTACAGGAGACAAACTTTCGCACCCCACTTGAGGTGGCCTCATTCCAACGGGAGCATAATAtctgtgctttcttttcattGACAAACGCGAAATCATGTGGAGTAGGCACCATCTTCCTCACCAGAAAATTCCGGGAAAAAGCGCATTGCACATTTGGGGCGAGTGGACGCACACTTATCACTGACATGTGCATAGACGGAAGGAAAATTAGATTTGTGAACATTTACGCGCCAGCTACTAGATCCTTGACCAATCAATTCTTCAAAAACTTACATCCATTGCTTCTGGAGCCAATCCCTCATGTCTTGCTTGGAGATTTCAACTGTGTTGTGGACTCAAATAGGGACATCATAGGCCCAGGGCAGGGTGGCTCGACCTATAATGCCAGGGAGCTCATTAACATACTTCGACATCTCCTGCTATCAGATGCGTGGATCTCTCTTCACCATGACCGCTTTGAAGCCACGAGATTCGGCTTCCGCACCGAAAGTAGAATCGACCGGGTATACTTACCTGACTTGTTACTACCCACGCTACTTAGGTGCGAGATTATACCCCTCCCTGTCACTCTCAAGCGCAAAACGGATCATTGCCCGGTAGTTGTGACGGTAAGAGGTAATGCCGGTCGCAACCTGACACAGGATAGATGGCGCTTAGATCCCGCAGTCCTTTAAGATGTCGACTGTATTGAAAACATCAATACCGCAGTTAGAGCAAGCGTCCAAAACCTCTCAATGATGTCCCCATCAAATTGGGACTCCTTGAAATAGGTTTGGAAACAAATCCTACAGGATGAGGGGAAGGCGAGACATAGAAGAATTACTAAAGAACTAACGCGCCGAATGCAAATAGGTAAATGGGGAGATACATTAACGTGTTGTACCAAGGAGTACCTAGAAGATTTGGAGGCAAAACATGACCGACTGGTAAAGAAAAGATTCATTCTCGAGGGTGAAGACCAGGAACATATGAGCATAAGGGCACCGGCATCTCAGTTATTGGTAATGCGAAGGTGCGCATCTCAGAAATTAGACGACCAGACGGATCACTCACGACTAACCCATCCGAAATCGAGTCAGCCATTCGTGATCACTTCTTAGATCTCTTTGGCGCCGATGATATCAGTGAACCTCCGGATATTACATCAAGAATCCGTGAGCTGTGTCGTGATATCACCCCTTGAAGAAGAAGACCTCTAGTGTATTACACAAGACTTAACCCTAGACTTAGTCAAAGATGCCCTGAACGTCATGAGTACAGGAACAGCGCCTGGCTGTGATGGATTAACAACCAATTTTTATAAGACTTGCTTTGAAGCACTTCGTGAAGCGTTACTCCAAATGGTTAAAATGGTGATCGAGGAGGGGAAGAAGCCTGCCTCCTTCAGTAGAGGACGCATTACACTTATGCTGAAGGAAGGAGCTCCCCCGACAGACATAAAATCATTGCGTCCGATAACATTGCTAAACACTGATTACAAGCTAGTTGCTACATTACTGCAAATACGACTTGCCAAATTGCTGCCTTCGATAATCTCCCCATACCAATCTTGCGCAGTACCGGGACGATCTATTTACACGAATCTCATGATCACCCGTGATGTGTTCGAATATGCCCAGATTAAGGATGTGCGTGAAGTGTACATATCAGTTGATCAAGAAAAAGCTTTCGACCGAGTCAGGCATAAGTACATCTTTTTAATTCTAGAATTACTTAAACTACCCCCAAACTTCATACGTAGCATTAGACTCCTCTACGAGAATGTCACTAGTCAAATTTTAGTGAACGGAACAATTACATCTAGTTTTCCTGTTCGTAGAGGGGTCCGGCAAGGTTGCCCGCTTAGCCCTTCCCTGTTCATCCTTTCGCTGGATCCGTCAATAAGAAACATAATTACAGCAAAACTAATCCGAGGCTTTCCTATGACTGGCCAAGAGGAAATAAGAGTCAGTGCGTATGCTGACGACATTTCTTTGTTTCTAAGAGATGATCAGAGTCTTCGAACATTCAAAGACATCTTTGCTGAGTACTCTGCATTATCTGGTGCCCGCATCAATGAACAGAAAAGTAAAGCGTTATTATTCGGCTCTTTTTCCCCCAGTTCGATACCTCACATTCCAATAGTCACCTCAGTGAAAGTATTAGGCATTATCTTTACCAACAAGGGAGTAGCGGACGCCTCATGGCAATTAGCGGTCCAAAGATCCAATGCCGCAATTAGCTCCCTACACCATAGATGCCTATCGTTTCGACTAAAATCTCCAGCAATCAAAACGACTGTTTGTGCTTATGCGAACTATGTAGCTAGAATTGGCGTTATGCCCAGAAAAATTGGCACCCAACTTAACAAACTAATAACAGCCTTTCTCTGGAATAGCAAACCTCCGGCATTGAAAAGGCATCTGCTGCAACTCCCGCTAAAATCAGGAGGCCTCGGATTTCCTCACATAGTCAATACCGGCAAGATCCTAGCATTAAAAACCGTCATGTCCCTATGCATGATCCCCGATTACATGGGAAAAAACTTAATGGCATATCTAGCCAGCACATTTCAGATGGCACTTACAGGCAAACGAGACACTGGGCCGCTCGCCGAAAATCCGTCACCCTATTATCGAGCCGCTCACAACACCCAAAAGATGATCCTAGCAGAATGCCCCAATACAAACATTGCCCAGGATAAGGTTACAAACATTATTCAAAACATCACATATAGACAGTTAAGCCCGGAAGAAATTCAGAAGACCTCAGATAAAATATGGCAGGACTGGCCCCGTTCTTGGTTGCCCCACGAAATTCTAGAGTTAGATTGGAAACGCAGATGGCAAGGTTTGCCGACACGTGAGCGGCTCCATAAAATGGGTGTTGTTCCAAATGCAACTTGCCCTAATTGTAGCGGGAAAGAAACAACTCAGCGTGCTTCATTCGAATGCCCACCCGCTAAAATAATCTGGAACCTGGTCAAACGCACATTTAAAATAGATGGTCTTAAAACACCAAAGAAAAGATACGGACCATTCGAACACCTAGTAGTTATTAGCACAATGTTTGTAATCTGCAAGAGACGAAGTCTAGCGGAAGTCCGTAGGCGCCCGGTTAGAGCAGCTTACCCTGCAATGCAAAGAATTAGGTCTTTAGTCTGGAAAACACTTACAGAGGATTTGGAGGCCAACGGAGAGGAGGCCTTTCTCCGGAGATGGCACACTAGATTCTTTTATTTAAACCATGGCACGCTTCACTACCCGGTTGTCCCTTATTAGGGGCGGATATTCCTAAATGCTATAGACTGTCAGTTATATACGCCTTGTTGCTGGATGTGCTTGTAAAGTCTTGTATAAGGGACTGTATAAATAATTGTATAGAGGAATTGTATAACGGTCATGTTATGGTTCAAATTGTGTACCTAAAATGTATTCCGTGCCACCAATGCATGGGCAACAGTACCAACATGCTTGTTCTCGTAAACACTACACATGGTCTTTGAACTCGCTTGCCTATACTTGTGTGAACTAGCAACTAGCAATACAAGATGAATAAAGAAGAAAGGTACCCACCAAATGTGGCATACACGCTTCTaactagaaaaagaaagcgaaatacAAATGAAGATTACTCTTTTTTAGCATAACATGAAAACGCCCCTCGCCAAATCACAATGACACCAACATAAAGAGGAAACTCATTGTCATATCTtgtttaaaaaagagagagaatgtGTTATTTTGTGTACCTTTGTTATTTTTACTATGTATAGTTGTAGATATGTTTATGTTTAgattatatgtatatgtatagaTGTATATGTATCGGTGTAACATGTGACGTGTCAACAATGCTGTGTGCATAGTGTCACCTCACTCATGTCAACTAAATGTCAACTACCTAATTTGTACATCCTCATTAAACATTGTATAACGATCCCAACATTACATCCTGTTAACTCATATATGTTTCTGAAAAGTGTTTAGGGTGCCCTTGTTTCAACGCCTTTCTTGTGTAGCAAGAGACACAAAAGAAAGTGTTATTTTTTGTCTTTATTGTAACCGTATAATGATCACAGATTAAGTAATCGTGTATTTCCGACCCACCAGAGTACTGTTGAGCCTTATGATATGTGATAGTAAACTTCCCCTTGTGTAGTATCTGTAAAGCAAGGCACCAATCACGGTCAGATAGAAGGAACAAAGAAGGAAGGCGCAGCCCAGAAAGAAATAGCCCCACGCCAAATGACCAGGATAATTCTGACCAATCACGACGAACAAAAGATGAAAATAGTAGCGAAAGTGATGTAGTTCGTCGTATGAAGCCTAAGAAGGCTCGAAAACACCTAAACTTCATGAGCGGTCATCACTTAGTGATGGCGAAATGAAAGAATGATTTTCATAAaagcacacccccccccccccattctttaTTCGTACGTCTCATAATCGACCACCATGTTTGTCGTTGCACCTTCCATAACTTGTTCTAAGTGTGCGCCCAATTACTCCTGTTGTAATCTCATTATCAGGACCCCGTGAGTATCTTTTAGTTTCCATCTTTCAATGTCAGGGGTTTCAGAGACGAGCAAAAGCAGAGATATGTCTTAAACTTCGGTAGACAACTACGTCTCGATGTCCTTTTCTTACAAGAGGCAAACTTCAGAACCCCGCTTGAGGTAGTAACCACATTTCAACGGGAGTTCGGTGTCGCCGCTTATTTCtcatttctctttccctctccTCTTCCTCCCACCTTGCTCTTCGCCTTTCGCTCTGTAGTGTCCTTAGTTATGCCAACTAAGGTGGAGCTCGTCTCCGGGGACACTATAGATGGAATGCCTGACCTCCCGACTCCGTCCCCTTTGTTTTCCCTCCTTTTCCTGTCTGTCTCCTCTGCTGAATGCTCAATATACACTTACCGAAACTGATTTGCTACCGCTTTCAAGCCTCTTGCAGATATTCAGCAGCGCAGATATTCGGTGAAGCGGCCCCTGAGCTCTGCTTCTGCTGCCTGGCGCACCGTCGGACCTGCCTGAGACCTCCGATCACATATACCAGGTGCGCGTCGCCCCACGAGCTTTCATGCCTATACCACTGCGTCAGTCAACGGGGAGCCACCTACCAAGTGCCAGTCCGTCCCCAGCCTCCTGCAGCCCGGCTCACCCGAACATCTGCTCCTGCTGTCCGGCATCATGCAGGACCTGCTTAGGCCTCCTCAGGCCCTGCCCTCGTCTGCCGTCCTGATTCTTTCTTCTCTCCTTTTCTCTTGCTCTCCCTTCTCTCCCTCAATTTCCCtccatacttttcttctgttATGTGTCTTAATAAAAAAACTGGTCGGAATCCCGAGTCGCTACATGCCGTGCCAATGCAGACCTATACTTCGCGTTTACTCCTGCTCCCTACTTCTAATTTGTCTTCGCTTTATGTCGGATTACCtcggttttttttctttctacaatTGGCTTTTCTCAAATTACAATTTGGGTTTCTACCCCTCTTCATTTATTTTCGATTGGCTTCGACCTGCTATGCCTTGGTGGTGCGGGTTTCCCTCATCTTTATTTAGGTTGTTTTTGTAACTTGACGGGCTTAAAAATATATAAAGACCGATTCGAAGTAACCAGACATGGATCCCGCACGACTAGCAGACTTGACCGAGTTTACCTACCCGATCTGCTTTTACCAACATTACTGGGATGTGAGGTCGCATCTCTTCCCGACTCTCTCAGGTGTAGAACCGACCACTGCCCAGTGGTGGTAACATTAAGAGGACAAGCCGGCCGCACGCAGTCAGACCAAAGATGGCGATTAGATCCTTCACTTCTTCAGGACAAAGAAAGTATTGAAAGCATAAATGTCGCACTTTCGAAAACCGTTGAAAATCTGACAACAATGTCCCCATCGTAATGGGACGCTTTAAAAAGAAGCTTGGAAACGGATTTTGCAGGCAGAAGGAAAAGCCAGGCATAGGACGATTTCGAAAAAGCTcaacgagtttcttcgccgcATCCAAATAATCAGATGGGCGGACACGATGACGGCCTGTACCCACGAATAGCTAAAAGTATTAGAAGCAAAATGTGACCGACTAGTTCCGGAAAGAATCTATTACCAGAGTGTTTACTGTCAACTTATGAACGCAGAGAAAGACTGTGCCTCCTTTGTAGGTAATGCCAAAATGCGAATTTCAGAAATTGAGCTTGCAGCTGGAACCCTAACTTCTGATCCCAAGAAATCGAGGCAGTCATTCACGAGCACTTCATGAAACTCTTTGAAACTGATGAATTAGACGAACCTCCTTAGTTTAGAACAAGAGTCCAAGAGCTGTGTCACGACACCACACTGCTCGATGAAGGAGGTCTCATGTACTTTAATGAAGAAATAACTCTATTGAAAAGTATGAGTGCAAGAACTGCTCCAGGCTGTGATGGGTTAACGACCAACTTCTATAGaactttctttgaaacaattggTGATGCCTTATTTCTAATGGTTGAAATGGTGCTtgaggaaggaaggaaacgcaCCTCTTTCAGCAGAGGTCGCATAACATTGATTCTAAAAGAATTTATTTTATTCCGAGCGACCCGAAATCCTGGCGTCGAATAATCCTGCTAAATACCGATTACAGATTAGTCGCTACTATTCTTCAAACACGTCTTGCATCGCTACTACCTTCGATCATCTCTCCCTGTCAATCCTGTGCAGTCCCCGGAAGATCAATATATGCAAACCTAATGCTAACCCGTGATGTGTTTGAATAT
The sequence above is drawn from the Dermacentor andersoni chromosome 7, qqDerAnde1_hic_scaffold, whole genome shotgun sequence genome and encodes:
- the LOC140219501 gene encoding uncharacterized protein: MASDTETLREIPLRENCFLFNAPDGDVSIDDLIDAVELTAGEDSVLGLQHMGGSKFLVCTRNAEQATKLIVAEGFSVKNVKVSVDAVGPHLTFVNVYRFPLYLADDALLSALQQFGKVKGVSHAVVANRQNKLNGVRVVRIEMSRPVPNFMTIQGHKVMMEYRGMRRVCARCGDDGHMATACTSPYCKRCGLFGHETEGCEKECKRCGGSHGTRDCFRKKSYVAAVRGAPPATSVTMRPSPLPKMTATKSNLQVLKPRAQRSSPLASSSDSEPCHTVSGNSLTKESTTSRSVSSETEPSAGSVSGEVTSETASSETELLEDSDLNQTKPDTSQVSQSEHSAVQVQRHNNDLLSQAVFTNDSRPIVASGRYAIPEEGEDKPSTCSEAHSGAPDTKEPSKTPPDYRSKMNKPRHRSRSHRRNKEGKHSPDRNSPLPNDHDVATPIRRPKDENSSDSDAVRRMKSKKARKHSPKLHERSSLSDGDMQE